aatttcaatgaattcggccacatgtgtattccaccaacccgcattggagcagcgtgatggaatattttccaaaccttctcctctaagggCGACGAGGCCttaccccagcagtgggaaattttcaggctgctaatgtatgtaatgtatgaacAGACTTAGATAACCAATTTATGTATGGTTCAATTTCTTACAAAgcttaagtaataaatttaaatttttgatattatgaatatattaaaattaacagtaaagtacattgttattattattattgtttgtactGAGACACTGTAGCAAAGGTGGAAAGGAGAAGTCTTGTTTACGTAATTCTATTTTAACATACGTTAGAATTGTAACTGtcgattattttcataaatattttcagcTTAAAAAACCATGTGATGTTTTGATTAGAGAGTGCGTTTGGAGATCGAAGTACATCGAATGTTCTAGAATGTTCAGACATGTGTTCACAATAATGGGCTACTGTTGTCAGTTCGACGTAAAATATTTCAGGTATtgtattccattttattttatacaaatatatatacatatatacatcataaaggcaatataataaaataaactaaatgatAAAAGGAAAACTGAACCAGcgcttttaatgttaatttcacAAGAGTATTATGATATAAGCACTTAATTACCTTCGACTGTACTGTCgaaaaatttatcatataatttatttttggtaataattactatttaagtaCGAACAGAGTGCAAATATTATCGGATAACTTTAAAAGGCAATTAATAaggttaaaattaacaaatactacCTAATTTTTacgagttttttaatttaaaaacatcgtgaaaaaaaTAGCTTGTGGCTAAATTCCggaacatttttattgtttatacaaCTCATGCCGAAACAGAGGTTGATGTGGATAATCGTATACAATGACAATATCATTGAAAATTGTGTTTTAACTTACTACATGTCCATTCTAAGAGGAAATTAGAATTTGTCTGTTTACTCGATAAAGGACGATAGAACGTATTGACCATTggaatgtttatttgttaataatattcccCTGGCTGTTTTCGGTGATAATACCCATTTGACGTTATCACAATGGTGACAAAAAAAATCTGGAAGAAGGAACAAAATTTTACCCGTGCAACATCAGGGAGTGGACTGTTCTCCCGAGTGCTTCTGAGCATTTTGAGTTGGAAGGAATATACGAAACTGAATACTAACATTTGCTAATCGgagaataaataaacatttttaagggTCTCAACTGCGCAGGAGATAttacagtttaaaattaaatagtatttcagTAATTAAGCCCATGTTTGAACCGAGGACTTCAGTACATGCAGCCTTACAAGCTATCCAATTGGCTTTTGAGCCaatgaatatttagaagtgttttgtaatttttattactggCTTAACTGGTTTTCGAAGataattgttgaaaatatttactcgCAAATCCGATTAACGATTTTCCCCATATTGAATATCTAAAGATTAATGTTCATTATCAGACTGTAAAGTAATGAATTTATAcctatttaactataaatataaaggttTCCCAAACATCAAAGTATATTATGTCGCCCCGACCATAATGAGATACCTCAGGCCTTTATGTTGGATGATTTACATTCCAACCTGTCAAGGTTTTTTTGATTAATTGGggatcatatatttaaaaaaatacttcatgaACATTATGCCTAATTTTTCTATTGATTTTCTCCCAAAAATAGGATCGCATCACAATTATTAGCCGaattataaactacataaaCTTTTTAGGAAATATGCTGAAGAAAGTACGAGTTTTCGCACCGGTATTGAAACATCAGAAGCATTGGATATCATTATCAATAGCCAGAAAATTATGTACCATGGAGGTATTGTAGACAGTTTTGTTTCGGTGAGTAGATCTCTTAATTTCAACTATTTTTGcttaaattgcatttttatcCTCGATTCGATGTATAAATAAACCTTGGGATAAGGGTAGGAGGTTGatggctattttttttattgaataagtatataaaaaaataataaaagatgattcacaaatattttgttCGATATAGAAATATTCCACTCGTTTAAAGCGctcgaaaatatataattatattttttatacctccaatcttaaaacataataattgataCATTTTCGAGTATCAAAATGTATCTCATTTTTTCATgcatttcattgaaaattatatgttcgaaagatttaattataaataatataaaaaaatacatacagagaattaaaaaaaagtatacgaAATTATATGGGTATGTATCAAGTGGGTACTTTCTAGCAAGTCTGCTGCGAGCAGGTCGTCGGTGTAACTTAACGTATTCGCAGCGGGTGGTGATTTTTCTGAAAAAACAAAGGCATTCGCACTGAGCTTTGAACGAACAGACgacattgatttaaaaacaaaaataactgttaattttttttctttttctttacgtGAGAAGGTGCTAATCACTGCAAACTTAAGTAGATATACATACTATAGACAATAGATggcaataattaatttcttgtatTCGTTGTTTGTTAAATCATAAGGTAAATCATATCGAATCGATGTTTTATCAccgtagagctattctgtaataagaaactcgaaacttaTTTCAGAATACGAATTTATATGTCACTGTGACTTTGACTatactatttatgtataataattacaaaatttataggatacacgtaccAAAACCAGCGTATGAGGTAACAgcgttgtcaacatttcacgagggAGTTACGATGTAATCTAACGACGAAAGTTTGATACATCGAAACTAAGTCACTTTTtggtataattgtaattaaattaacattctcTGAAACTTGTTCAATTtagtactaattttaattatatgaattatattattttgataacataatttatgataacacacgtaaaaaaaggttataatatttttatttattttacattttacacaaGCAGGCGAAGGATAGCTTTTATCGTAATTTATCATGGTTATGGTACATTTTCGGGTAATAATCCTTTTCCTCAACAAAGTTTTACAAAAAGAATAAACCTGTAACAGTAATTAAGAAACAGAATTATTAAACCTATCtatcaatactaattattaaataccaGCGCACCATATCTTCCGATTTCCTTTTTATCGAAATGACCGCCAAGCTGACATAGACGCGATGCTCCGCTTGTTCCAAGTTATTGTTTCCATAGACACTGTCaagcttaatataatatatcgttgGTGATACAAGaacattgtacatttatttatttcacagctATATGTGTTCGACGAGGAGGACAATTTGACATTATTAAATAGTCCGATAACCTTGACTCCACTTACATACTTCGACGTTACGGTGGACTCGTGGGCGATCGATTCATCAAGTCACGTGAAAACATTATCCTTAGATAATCGAAAATGCTTCTTACCCTCCGTAAGTATcatagaaatacattaaaagtttattaattttacgggaaaaaacctaaataaaatacaatacacttAAACTCCGGGATGTAACTGAGAATGTTTCGACTGAAAAACccgataactttttatcggccctaTCTGGTGTTTGAACCTAGAACTTTAGATGAACGAGACAGTCAACAAAATAACATACTCGTAATAATACTCGTATGAAGCCCGTCAATCGACTTCAATTTTCAATACACGGGTGATGTACGTTTTTCTCGTGCGttggttttattattcaatacaggtatttcatttttcatttaccTGTTGAAATGATATTCTAGGAGTTACATttctatgtattattatatttatgaaatgaaatttagTCGAAATGGCTCAGTTGCTAGGATTCATGAACTGATGATTTCGAGACAAGTCTATTGAATTTCCATTTGCTTAActtgtgtattttaattatgtaatatatttcttgGCGTTGAAGGCAACATTTTCTATGACGTACTTAAagttcttattaaattattttttttaaatagtaaatatattttttattgtttgggATTAACAAGATGAAATTTTAGTACACATATTCTTTGTAAAGCTTGGATCTaccgattttgattttgatttttaataaaaatatgaacacaATACTGttacttattagtaaaaaattatataatactagatcttgatatatctaaaaatatttagcgtcaatagcgcaatggtttacgggccgcctagcgatgtaaaaagtcgcaggatcgatcctgaccccttggactattgtcgtACTCACTCCTAACACAAATGATAAGCTTAATAGGTATTGGGTTATTTAGTCAAGAAATTCCTCATAGAGTTTGGATGTGGCCATTGCTTACACTACCGTGTCTCTAAGACCGTGGACGACGTATTTGTGAACTATATTTACAGCTTACTTGGCTGTTTAGAATGGTTACTTCAAACGTTATCGTTCAggatttttgataatatttagcACCATCATCAggtgattttattattacaggatACTAAAGTCAACGCTAATTCATATCAAGGATGTATGACTGTATTAATGATGAGAAAAGTTATTGAACACTGTCGCTGTATGCCGTTCAATTATGATCgttagtacaattattttatccaCAACCTGCACTTTCATTGTATCACCTTAATACGTTCCCCTGCCAAATACTTATACGCTAGTGTCTATGGGCAGGAGTGAACAGAGTTTTTATATAAGCTTTATTTCACTTTCTGATAGTATTATTTGATTGATaatttatactgatattataaattcaaaaacaacGAAACGAAGACTAACGCGATAATTCGATTTAAACTATGCACTCTTTGACTATACTGGATAGCTCCCGATATACTTTCGAATTCGATTTGTtcgacaaagccctacctccgAGTGAACTGTTCTGACTTACCTATAAAGACTGAGCAAATGCCTAAATATACTGCTTCtattattttaggtatataaggctcaccaagtaaaatattatgcGCCCAAAACTTTTttgtcattcatttattttcgcatttgatttttattacagatattatGTTCGTTATTTAAATGGCGCAACGATACCGTTGAAACATAGGAGTtaagacatttatattttacgcaCACGaccaaaattttaatgttaatttttttcagcTAATGATTTGGACGTTGAAAAATTTCCAAAATGTACTTGGGAAAGACTTATATGCATCTATCAAAAATTGGGTAAGTTAGCAAATAAACAACGTGTCAAGCGCTAAAGCGCTTATAGTACTCAAGTATATAACGACACCTCATATATCATTATGGCTTGAGActtaatatagaataaacatGACTAATCCATTACCGTTTTAATTAACTTGACTCTCAGCGTGGATGTCTCAGAACGCTTACGAGTATCAGCGTAATTTGGTGAGATATTCATTTCaagtgtaatgtaaaaaaatactttggatTCTTATTCAATTTCAAGAGTAGTATATATCTATTAAGAATGTTAAGTTTGTTTAATCCAATAACGCGCATTGCGTCGCACCTCGAGCAGCTTGATAGCAACTTAGCATCCTCGAGTATGTGTCGAGCTCGACTCAGAGTATCCTTCAATTCGCAGTGTCATTGTAAATATTGAAGCGTACAAATAACGCCTAAATTAACAAAGATATTTACACAGATCGAGTTCAAAGCGATGTTCAGAATATAATAGTGGAACAAGAATGTTATCAGAGATGCGACTACGTGCAATACGATACTGAAGCCGAGTACGTAAAAGTGGATCGAATGGTCGAGTAAGttagtctataaataaataaattaaaatatacaaaaacaattaaaatatctagaaaCTATGGAACTATTTCGAATAAACAAGGCATTTTTAATCgactttttaaaagaataagttTAAAGTTATCACCGCAATATAAGTTCGGTTACTTATATGAAATGGACGAAAAAAGTAAAGTGAAATCATTTAAACGACTACAGTTCggccaataataaattattatttatcctataAAGGAAATCTCAAAAATATAAAGCTGGTTGATCTTGTGCCTGATCTGTCTGCGGTCGAGTTAGAATCCCTTCACATCGTATAAAGATTTGTTAATGTGTAGtaagattttattgattttattttgttcttataataaaaaggtTTCATCTTTCATCAAACTGAAGTCATagaatacgaaatatttaaaacgtacaTTTATTAACTCTCCGTTCAAGCTTATTATAtcaatctaaaattataatctcGTTTACAAAGTACATTAATATCGTTCCGTGGTGATAAAAACGATCATGACATAAGgcatagagattttttttttttcataaaatgattTGTCAATCATATCGAAAGCAAAATAAACTCATTTAGTCAGAAAATTCAAAGTGAATAAGATAAATCGTTCCATGAAATGGATATATGTTGCCTACCCACGTAATTTGTAAAGGATAGTCCGATCCCATCCGGTGAAAACGAGCCTTTGTATAAAACGTGTATGAAATCGATGCAATTCAAAGACATAATCTGATCCCTTCGGTACGAGGCTTGAGGTTCTGATATATTTGATTCTATTTTTCTAAACGAAAATccgatatattaatgaaaaatattaattttattaatattgagcggagattgcccagtggttagaacgcgtgcatcttaaccgatgatttcgggttcaaacccaggcaggcaccactgaattttcatgtgcttaatttgtgcttataattcatctcgtgctcggcggtgaaggaaaacatcgtgaggaaacctacatgtgtctaatttcaacgaaattctgccacatgtgtattccgccaacccgcattggagcagcgtggtggaatatgctccaaaccttctcctcaaagggagaggaggcctttatcccagcagtgggacatttacgggctgcaaatgctaaaaaaaaaaaaatttaaatagagatTTTATGTCTGTGTCTATGTGACATTTGtataatacgtataaaataagaACTACCTGGCTggataataatacatatttatttagcgAACTACTTAACTTtactgaataataatataatcttcgaTTCGCATATTCATATAATAGAACTTTTTTTCTAGCGAAAAGACCAAAGGTAACACACGAGTGACGATACACTTTGCTGATAACACTTGCCTTAAATATAAACGAGACGTCCTGTATACGTGGGATCAAATGCtcggtaaatataaatttgccgTCATAAAGTGacgtatttcatttaaataatattggacaacatcacatacattactctgatcccaatgtaagtagctaaagcacttgtgttatggaaatcagaagtaacgacggtaccacagacacccagacccaagacaacatagaaaactaatgaactttttctacatcgactcggccgggaatcgaacccggccGAGTTGAAAATTTGTTCACACTGTACATAAAATACACGTTGAAAATGCTTAATTcctgttataaataattcacgGGCGGAGTTAGaggattattttattctttttcagTATCGTAATGAAATTCCAGAACAAAAAATTGACAGCAATTGTAACACAATTAGTGGACACTATGAcggttttaaatttcaatttgttcGTGTTTTGTTTTCACTGGGATATGTAATGTTACGTcacattttttaacttttacataTTCCTAAACGTTTTTTCACGGGGTGTAATTTCTCATTCAATACAAGAATACACTAGGCTTGTTTTGGGTGGTAGGCCTTTATGCAGTTCTGGGTAGGGTACTACCTCCAGCAGATATTTTTCCGccaaacaaatacatattattttgttctgGTTTCATGAATATACCAGTGAAACCACATGCacaaatgacataacatcttagttcctaaggttggtggcgtattggtgatatgaggaattatatttcatattagtaaaaaaaaatggttgctTCGAacagactttttttaataagattatttatcatatatcaaACATCCAGTTATGAATTGGTTATGAATGATTTTATTctctagattattttaaaaaagacatTCAAATCTTTTTATTCCAGCAAATCTCGGCGGCATCTTCGGTCTGTGCCTCGGCGGGTCCATTATAAGCATAATTGAGCTTATTTGGTTTCTCTTCGGGCTATTATTCACCTTTTGTGGATTCGAAAAAAGAGCCTCGAAcaaaagtaaagataaaattgtttttacattgacgaaaaataatttaaaggtgTCACCAAAAAATTTGAAGATGAGAAAAATTGAACAATATCCGTATTTGAATTGATTGTGGCAAATTTTTCTTCTGGCATTTATTAATCGTGATGTTTATTTAGTGTAactagttacaaatatttatatcttcacCGAAAATAGTAATCCAATTCGGAAAACCTTGTAACTTATTTGTCATAAAAAGCAGATGGAACGTGTGAAGCATTATAATGAAGCAACGAAAGCGAATACAAATGCTAAAGCAAATATAAATTCCCGGTATTGCGAAACGAAACTTATagttaatactataaaattccatttaattatattacgtaaaatattattaattactatgcACGCTTCCGGAAATTGATATTAATCTTACTATTATTGCTCCGCGCTCTATCTGCCTTAGGTTTTTATTAactgtaacatattttaagtacatttttgaGCTTATTAATAGCACAAGctccacaaaagagttactgactctatgcagtcgagtaattaactaaatatatattgagaagcaacaatATCTTGATTTCTTTGAATTTATACCTCAATGATTCTTTAGCTCCTGGGTTATACAtagcgcgaatagccctcttctgcagcgcaaatatagtatggatagcggctgcgttaccccagaAATTCAGCTGACTCAACTGCATCCTTCGATTCCCCATTAATAAGTACAGCAACTTTTACATTTCGCTCATTTTGTGTTctattacttgtttttttattatttagcctAAGATTATTAATGCTAAACCGAGTGGAGATCATTGacgttcaatatatataattattattattgcatgtacttttcttatataattaaatgaagtcaaaatttataatgtagttttatttatggattgtATATGAGAaccattttgtaatattaataaatgtgttaGTATGTCAATATActtgtatttgataaaaaataagtgcTGATAAATGTCAGAATATTTGTAGATGAATGTGGACACATCTTGACATGGACGAGACAAGCGCAATTTCATGTTCTTGAAATATATAAGCTAAATTATATCGACGTTagtcattaaaataactaagtTTGTCATAAAAAGAAATAAGGGCCCAAGAATTTTAATAGgattttatactatattgtcTATTAAGATTCAATTTTATACGACGATTAGAAGTTGTCGAAAATGATTCCCTTTATGTGTagatatatttctttcaaaGATCTTAGATGTACTCAACCAAAGttatatttcaacattaaatttaataaaaaataagacggGTTATATCGTACAAAAGCTACAAAGctttatcttaaaattaggTCTTAGAATAATTCAATGTGTTGgaccttattaaatattacttttttttatttataaaaatcttgtttGCTCATTAAAATTTTCGTGTATCTGTTATAGTTTTCACATTTTAGAAAACGCCCACACTAAAAATGTGTCTCCACCTGACATAATTGCTATatgctataaaattatacaatatatacccTACAACTATACAATTAATCGATTAATATCCAAGATAATTGATTCGTAAGTTGAGTTATATAATCacgtatatgaatatttatttacaaggtaATACATAGAAAACAgaatacaacaaatattatttattgtactcgaaagaaaataaaaatagaaggcAGCTCTTTTTATGTCCGATCGGTAGGTGGACTGGCAGATGGGccgtaaaatattaaccattccttacatcgcaaataCACCACCAAACTTGCGAACTGATACGAtcccttgtgtctatagttacactatTACACCACTCAAACAGGCACATAGGCCAGTCAATAAAGCCCGTAAAGGTCAAGTAATTAGtatgattatgattttttgatatgtggtttgggacgttaaaataataacatttaatttgttattattttaaggtctCAAACCATCGTACCTGTAATTTGAATGTTAAAGACAATTTTCTAAGATATCTATCATTTTGCCCTATCTTCCccattttttcacatttattattattgttaaattttaatttgtttatgaaaaaacAAGTAACATTGAGGGTGACgcttcaattaattacatttcaacCCGTTTAAACATGTTTTTACCGCTGTTATTcaaaaaacattcttttttgttaataactaattttacactaaataaaaaaggttgaaattttaatacaagggaagttataattatttataccttcTGTCCAATTTTCGACcatctaacattttttttcacaaagttatatatagtatatatataaacaaaaacgcTATTCAACCTATCAACCCACTAGCGTTCACCCCAGagggttgaaaattttattttggtattattttagcGTCCTAAAccacatattaaaaaatcataatgatactaattactTGACCTTCACGGGCTTTATTGACTGGACTAACACAACAATGCTGTTTGTCAGTTGAATATCTGATCGTAGAATAAGGcacatgatattaaattaatctttcattaatttctgtattaatatattcaatttagaaaGAAGTAAACTTCATTTATTAGTCAAGTGAACGAAaagtgaagtttttttttttgttcaaattcaAACGATACAATGAAATGAATTCCTCGTTAGGACAGGTAAAAGTTCGTGTAATTGGATTCTTCGAAAGGCAACTTTATTTGTGAGATAACAGATATTTTACAAAAGTGAAACCTTTGTGCCATACGTTTCGAGATAGGTCGTCGTACTTCTTAGTATTCGTACCAATTTATGGCTGAAATCAATGAAATTCTTAATTGTtactaatgtttatattttatttacatattaatttgaaacgtcacgtaataatttattaattttgcaatTTGAACTAAGACTTgtggataatatattttacgattatttaaaaacgcTGAACGTTATCTTACGTTTAGTTCACTTGTTTAGGTAAGAACCTTcaattgttattgaaattatccATTAATAGgtaccatttttaatttaatgaaaagctTTAATATTATTCCTAAGTGAAACATAGTAAATTCTTTTGATATGACACGGGTGTCAAACAGTtttatacaacataatataGAACCCGGTaaagttatttttcaattttaaatacattttcagtACTTTTTTAAGCaggtgtatttattataaaagtttttgtcaTCAACTTGCAGatcgtgtaattattattatttctatgaactctcattgttttaaattttaacgactaacgccatctatcgtCATTTTCCAGAATGACATGATACATAGACGGTTCGAGATACGGATTTCAAGCGTAGCTTTCCTtctgcaaaattattttacagtttcTTTTAGTTCCACTAAAATGTAATAGATGGCTCTTAAGGTAATGTCAAAtgtcacaatataatataatatatttgatagtaATAGTGAAAGCAAGGAAATttaaggtaataaaataaagtataatttcataaacatttcGTTTTAGAAAATAGATTGCAAAAGAGATCGATACCTAtgctaaaaaaattatcatgaaTTTTGATCTGACT
This genomic stretch from Vanessa atalanta chromosome 5, ilVanAtal1.2, whole genome shotgun sequence harbors:
- the LOC125064417 gene encoding uncharacterized protein LOC125064417, with the translated sequence MFRHVFTIMGYCCQFDVKYFRKYAEESTSFRTGIETSEALDIIINSQKIMYHGGIVDSFVSLYVFDEEDNLTLLNSPITLTPLTYFDVTVDSWAIDSSSHVKTLSLDNRKCFLPSDTKVNANSYQGCMTVLMMRKVIEHCRCMPFNYDPNDLDVEKFPKCTWERLICIYQKLDRVQSDVQNIIVEQECYQRCDYVQYDTEAEYVKVDRMVDEKTKGNTRVTIHFADNTCLKYKRDVLYTWDQMLANLGGIFGLCLGGSIISIIELIWFLFGLLFTFCGFEKRASNKSVTKKFEDEKN